A genomic window from Elaeis guineensis isolate ETL-2024a chromosome 3, EG11, whole genome shotgun sequence includes:
- the LOC105042312 gene encoding BURP domain-containing protein 6, with translation MMLAVLIGGEPLDSSINPSQKYWHSMCTSFSSYLLSFSVQLLVSSSMARFLVFLSFFLLAVEACHAALPADVYWNSVLPNTPMPSAIHDMTRPGVFGDEKWDKTDTANIGWGKAVTEDQIQDPSVTNYFFEKDLHPSANMTMHFIRTITGATLLPRQAADSIPFSSAKLPEILSRLSITPNSIEAKAMKKTLQDCEEPAIEGETKYCATSVEAMVDFSTSSLGTRDVQALSTAVDREGTPKQVYSISKVQKQPFSKVVICHGENYAYAVFYCHMMSSEAYKVSMVGKDGTKVEAVAVCHTDTAGFNPKHFAFKVLNVKPGTVPICHLIPQGDIVWTPNK, from the exons ATGATGCTTGCGGTTCTCATTGGTGGTGAGCCCCTGGACTCCTCTATAAATCCGTCCCAAAAGTACTGGCATTCCATGTGCACCAGCTTCTCTAGCTACCTTCTCAGCTTTAGTGTTCAACTCTTGGTTTCCTCATCCATGGCTCGTTTCCTAGTTTTTCTTTCGTTCTTTTTG CTTGCAGTTGAAGCATGTCATGCTGCTTTGCCTGCAGATGTCTACTGGAACTCAGTCTTACCCAACACTCCCATGCCAAGTGCCATCCACGATATGACACGTCCTG GTGTGTTTGGAGATGAGAAGTGGGACAAAACCGACACTGCCAATATTGGGTGGGGCAAAGCCGTTACTGAGGACCAAATCCAGGATCCCTCCGTAACCAACTACTTCTTTGAGAAAGACTTGCACCCGAGTGCCAACATGACGATGCACTTCATCCGGACCATCACCGGCGCTACCCTTCTTCCACGCCAAGCCGCCGACTCCATCCCCTTCTCCTCCGCCAAGCTCCCGGAGATCCTTTCCCGCCTCTCCATCACGCCCAACTCCATCGAAGCCAAGGCCATGAAGAAGACCCTTCAAGACTGCGAGGAGCCGGCGATCGAGGGAGAGACCAAATACTGCGCCACCTCGGTCGAGGCCATGGTGGATTTCAGCACGTCCAGCCTTGGGACTCGTGACGTCCAAGCCCTGTCGACGGCGGTCGATAGGGAGGGTACACCGAAACAAGTTTACAGCATATCCAAGGTGCAGAAGCAGCCTTTCTCTAAGGTGGTGATTTGCCACGGTGAGAACTACGCATACGCTGTGTTCTACTGCCACATGATGAGCTCAGAGGCGTACAAGGTGTCGATGGTCGGGAAGGATGGGACCAAGGTGGAGGCGGTGGCTGTATGCCACACCGACACGGCCGGATTCAACCCCAAGCACTTCGCCTTCAAGGTGCTCAACGTCAAGCCCGGGACGGTGCCCATCTGCCACTTAATACCGCAGGGCGATATTGTTTGGACTCCCAACAAATAG